The following are encoded in a window of Dysidea avara chromosome 4, odDysAvar1.4, whole genome shotgun sequence genomic DNA:
- the LOC136253042 gene encoding uncharacterized protein: MLTALYIGGRRPPQCGGHANVKVYRYHILLIPLIVMRSTVNIDTRNIFRLNPRHETFSRIGVETQVLLIFNKTTKCTMNRVTYEMETQEALHMGMRNLNV, translated from the exons ATGTTGACGGCACTATACATTGGAGGCAGGAGACCACCTCAGTGTGGTGGGCATGCCAA TGTTAAGGTGtaccgataccacattttactGATACCACTAATTGTGATGAGATCAACTGTTAATATCGATACAAGAAATATTTTCCGATTAAATCCTAGACACGAAACATTTTCTAGAATTG GTGTGGAAACACAAGTGCTACTAATATTTAACAAGACCACAAAGTGCACTATGAATAG GGTGACGTATGAAATGGAGACACAAGAAGCGCTTCACATGGGAATGAGAAACTTAAATGTATAA